A part of Capsicum annuum cultivar UCD-10X-F1 chromosome 6, UCD10Xv1.1, whole genome shotgun sequence genomic DNA contains:
- the LOC124899412 gene encoding probable E3 ubiquitin-protein ligase RHG1A codes for MSSEAQLGLQKYLESDNAWFRVKAFYLSAKLYKYELVKSTCPEIKEQRCICLEEYYDGEQIAGIHCGHVYHVRCIKEWVKLKNCCPVCRSDALAILT; via the exons ATGTCTTCTGAG gcCCAATTGGGACTCCAAAAGTATTTGGAAAGTGACAATGCTTGGTTTAGAGTAAAAGCTTTTTATTTAAGCGCTAAGCTATACAAGTACGAGTTGGTCAAGTCAACATGTCCTGAGATCAAGGAGCAACGTTGCATATGCTTG GAAGAGTATTACGATGGGGAACAAATTGCAGGAATACATTGTGGGCATGTATACCATGTTCGTTGTATTAAAGAGTGGGTCAAGCTCAAAAACTGTTGTCCGGTGTGTAGGAGTGATGCATTGGCTATTCTAACTTGA